One genomic window of Vibrio ziniensis includes the following:
- a CDS encoding hotdog family protein: MVELPAIETLLPHDNPMILVDRALSIEATSIHSQVDIDKHLMFFNPETNTVPAYVGIEFMAQSIAAWSGYQALQNGEEPPIGFLLGSRRYTTECDKFTQGQTLDIFAEQVMEDNGMAVFSARIEYQGDTFAQCQLNVYVPTQEKLQEMKIRSHV; encoded by the coding sequence ATGGTTGAACTCCCAGCAATTGAAACACTACTGCCTCATGATAATCCAATGATTTTGGTCGATCGCGCTTTGTCTATCGAAGCGACATCCATCCACAGTCAGGTTGATATTGACAAGCATCTTATGTTTTTCAATCCTGAAACTAATACGGTTCCAGCTTATGTCGGCATTGAGTTTATGGCGCAATCCATCGCAGCTTGGTCTGGATATCAAGCATTACAAAATGGGGAAGAACCGCCTATCGGTTTCTTACTCGGCAGCCGCCGCTACACAACAGAATGCGACAAGTTTACTCAAGGACAAACTCTCGATATCTTCGCAGAACAAGTAATGGAAGATAACGGTATGGCTGTATTTTCAGCCCGAATAGAATACCAAGGGGATACATTCGCTCAGTGCCAACTGAACGTTTATGTTCCTACACAAGAAAAATTACAAGAAATGAAAATTAGGAGTCATGTATGA
- a CDS encoding DUF3261 domain-containing protein encodes MKWLTTLLACLWLMGCSLQPQSSSTTVEIAQDVWVELPAPNALGQSLNATQLISAQWQDERGNTQTQQLPVQLQIDAQHVVLAGFSSWGTRLLSLDYDGENISTQVLSGLENTLPKPEQVLFNLMITLWPLSAWEAPLNKVRWSIIDDQHQRIIKNNTGESVLIISYDGETPLEGDIHFLNKPLNYSITIQTLNHHANLTTTE; translated from the coding sequence ATGAAATGGCTAACAACACTTTTGGCTTGCCTATGGCTAATGGGTTGTAGTTTGCAACCACAATCCTCTTCTACAACCGTGGAAATCGCACAAGATGTTTGGGTAGAGCTCCCTGCGCCAAATGCACTGGGTCAGTCCTTAAACGCTACTCAATTAATTTCGGCACAGTGGCAAGACGAGCGCGGTAATACGCAAACTCAACAATTACCAGTGCAGTTACAGATCGATGCTCAGCACGTTGTTTTAGCGGGTTTCTCATCTTGGGGAACGCGATTACTATCACTTGATTACGATGGTGAAAATATTTCAACACAAGTGTTAAGTGGTTTAGAAAATACCCTGCCGAAACCAGAACAAGTGTTATTTAATTTGATGATCACCCTATGGCCTCTAAGTGCTTGGGAAGCACCATTAAATAAGGTAAGGTGGTCCATTATTGATGACCAACATCAACGCATTATTAAGAACAATACTGGAGAATCAGTGTTGATCATTAGTTATGATGGTGAAACACCACTTGAAGGTGATATTCATTTTTTAAACAAGCCGTTGAATTATTCGATCACGATACAAACATTGAACCATCACGCAAATTTAACAACGACAGAATAG
- a CDS encoding LacI family DNA-binding transcriptional regulator, giving the protein MASLHDVARLSGVSKSTVSRVINNEYGVKESTKIKVLKAVEECGYVVNQVAKDLKSQKTNLVGVIVPRVSSHATAQGVDGLTAIFEQAGKHVLLANTHQVHEKELEYIQIFNQKRVEGIIFYATHLDAPLVKAIQSSQVPVVLVGQDGSLYNIPSVVHDDSRVGYEAGNRLVAAGCKQIGFIGVQSDDIAVDVQRSQGLEQSLSFHHQPLLFHAHGDFSIESGYRLAKEQLKAHPKLDGLFCATDRLALGAIRALQEQGVKVGTQIKVLGVGNDELSSVSTPSLSTFNYAFDKAGENAAKMLLERIAGKGQEMSKVVLTFQSIDRETC; this is encoded by the coding sequence ATGGCAAGTTTGCACGATGTTGCTAGATTATCTGGTGTATCGAAATCTACAGTGTCTCGTGTTATCAATAACGAGTATGGCGTAAAAGAATCAACTAAAATCAAAGTGTTAAAGGCAGTTGAGGAGTGTGGTTACGTAGTCAATCAGGTTGCTAAAGACTTGAAATCTCAGAAGACTAACTTGGTGGGTGTGATTGTTCCGCGTGTGAGTTCACATGCGACAGCTCAAGGGGTCGATGGATTAACCGCTATTTTTGAGCAAGCTGGAAAACATGTGTTGTTGGCTAACACTCATCAGGTTCATGAAAAGGAACTTGAATATATTCAAATATTTAACCAAAAACGAGTCGAAGGTATTATTTTCTACGCTACGCATTTGGATGCGCCATTAGTGAAAGCCATTCAGAGTTCACAGGTGCCTGTCGTACTGGTGGGGCAAGATGGCTCTCTGTATAACATTCCGAGTGTGGTGCACGATGACTCACGTGTTGGCTATGAAGCGGGTAACCGTCTGGTCGCCGCGGGATGCAAACAGATTGGTTTTATTGGCGTACAATCCGATGATATTGCTGTGGATGTTCAGCGCTCACAAGGATTAGAGCAGTCTTTGAGTTTTCACCATCAGCCACTTTTGTTCCATGCACACGGCGATTTCTCCATAGAATCAGGCTATCGCTTAGCCAAAGAGCAGTTAAAAGCACATCCAAAATTAGATGGTCTGTTTTGTGCCACAGACCGGTTGGCTCTAGGCGCCATACGAGCACTGCAAGAGCAGGGTGTAAAAGTGGGTACACAAATAAAAGTGTTAGGTGTTGGTAACGATGAGCTTTCTTCTGTGAGCACGCCAAGCTTATCAACATTCAATTATGCCTTTGATAAAGCGGGAGAAAATGCCGCCAAGATGCTCCTTGAACGTATAGCGGGTAAAGGACAAGAGATGAGCAAAGTTGTACTAACCTTCCAAAGTATTGATCGCGAAACCTGCTAG
- a CDS encoding 3-ketoacyl-ACP reductase FabG2: MTRQVLVTGASKGIGKAIAIQLGKDGFDVVVHYMGDQNGAQATLDTIVENGGSGRLIQFDISHREECRNKIEADIEQHGAYYGVVNNAGITRDTAFPAMTEEEWDGVIHTNLDSFYNVLHPCVMPMVKLRKGGRIVTLASVSGIAGNRGQTNYSAAKAGVIGATKSLALELAKRKITVNCVAPGLIDTGMVDEHVKEHALPLVPLRRMGEPEEVAGLVSYLMSDIAGYVTRQVISVNGGLV, from the coding sequence ATGACCCGACAGGTTCTCGTCACTGGCGCTAGTAAGGGAATAGGCAAGGCTATTGCTATTCAGCTAGGTAAAGATGGATTCGACGTCGTCGTTCATTACATGGGAGACCAAAATGGTGCCCAAGCAACACTTGATACGATAGTTGAAAATGGTGGTTCTGGCCGCTTAATTCAGTTCGATATTAGTCATCGAGAAGAATGCCGAAATAAAATTGAAGCAGACATAGAACAACACGGTGCATACTACGGTGTGGTTAACAACGCAGGGATCACTCGTGACACAGCTTTTCCGGCAATGACAGAAGAAGAATGGGATGGTGTCATCCATACCAACTTAGACAGCTTTTACAACGTACTCCACCCTTGCGTAATGCCGATGGTGAAACTACGTAAAGGTGGACGTATTGTTACGCTAGCCTCTGTTTCAGGTATTGCCGGCAACCGTGGTCAAACCAACTACAGCGCAGCAAAAGCGGGGGTGATTGGGGCAACTAAATCGCTTGCACTAGAGCTGGCTAAACGAAAAATCACCGTTAACTGTGTAGCTCCAGGTTTAATTGATACTGGTATGGTCGATGAACATGTTAAAGAGCATGCACTACCACTTGTTCCACTAAGACGCATGGGTGAACCAGAAGAAGTCGCTGGACTTGTCAGCTATTTGATGTCAGATATTGCAGGATATGTCACTCGCCAAGTTATTTCAGTAAACGGAGGTCTCGTATGA
- a CDS encoding beta-ketoacyl-ACP synthase: MSRRVVVTGMSGVTAFGNDWQSIEPRLRACENATQYMPSYEQYEGLNTKLAAPVNDFELPKHYKRKQVRGMGRVSMLATVATENALIQAGLIGNEVLTNGQTGIAYGSSTGSTDAVGAFGVMLNEKSTRAITATTYVQMMPHTTAVNVGLFFGLRGRVIPTSSACTSGSQAIGYAYEAIKHGYQTVMVAGGAEELCPTESAVFDTLFATSLKNDDPKSSPSPYDRDRDGLVIGEGAGTLVLEEYEHAKARGAKIYAEIVGFASNCDAAHVTQPQMETMQICMELALKDANLSPDKIGYVSAHGTATDRGDIAESNATEKAVGRVPISSLKSYFGHTLGACGAVEAWLSLEMMHTGWFNPTLNLNNLDPECGDLDYITGSGRDMQIDYLMSNNFAFGGINTSIIFKRIAE, translated from the coding sequence ATGAGCCGTAGAGTCGTCGTAACGGGTATGTCTGGTGTAACCGCATTTGGTAACGACTGGCAGAGCATTGAACCTCGCTTACGTGCTTGCGAAAATGCAACTCAATACATGCCGTCATACGAACAATATGAGGGTCTGAATACAAAATTGGCAGCCCCTGTTAATGATTTCGAATTGCCAAAACATTACAAACGTAAGCAAGTTCGCGGTATGGGTCGTGTATCCATGCTAGCAACGGTGGCAACTGAGAACGCACTGATTCAAGCAGGTCTCATTGGTAACGAAGTGCTTACTAACGGTCAAACCGGGATTGCTTATGGCTCTTCGACAGGCAGTACCGACGCAGTAGGTGCGTTTGGCGTAATGCTAAATGAAAAATCTACCAGAGCCATTACTGCAACAACCTATGTGCAGATGATGCCTCATACTACAGCGGTAAACGTTGGCCTGTTTTTCGGTCTCCGTGGACGCGTAATTCCAACCAGCAGTGCCTGTACGTCAGGAAGCCAAGCTATTGGTTATGCCTATGAAGCCATCAAACATGGTTATCAAACAGTAATGGTTGCGGGGGGCGCTGAAGAGCTTTGCCCTACAGAGTCAGCAGTATTTGATACCCTGTTTGCTACCAGTCTGAAAAATGACGATCCCAAAAGCAGCCCTAGCCCATACGATAGAGATCGTGACGGTCTGGTCATTGGTGAAGGTGCTGGCACGCTAGTTCTAGAAGAGTACGAACACGCAAAAGCTCGCGGGGCAAAAATTTACGCAGAAATCGTGGGCTTTGCCAGCAACTGCGATGCGGCACACGTCACTCAACCACAAATGGAAACTATGCAGATTTGTATGGAGTTGGCTTTGAAGGACGCAAACTTATCTCCGGATAAGATTGGCTATGTGTCAGCTCACGGCACTGCGACCGATCGTGGTGACATAGCAGAAAGCAACGCGACAGAGAAAGCGGTAGGTAGAGTTCCAATCAGTTCACTCAAGAGCTACTTTGGTCATACCCTAGGCGCATGTGGTGCGGTCGAAGCATGGCTCAGCTTAGAAATGATGCACACAGGCTGGTTTAACCCAACACTCAATCTCAACAACTTAGACCCTGAGTGTGGTGACCTTGATTACATCACAGGTTCTGGTCGTGACATGCAGATTGACTATCTGATGAGCAACAACTTTGCGTTCGGTGGCATCAATACGTCAATCATCTTCAAGCGTATCGCAGAGTAA
- a CDS encoding MMPL family transporter produces MLNKLSSSFNHSKLALIWLILVVLSCALLLKQWGFSSSVPIETDIMKLLPQSRQDPLAQVAFDKITSSVSDKVVFVLKGSDDQKLFAAAETFQDSLLKLSEFVQITGKIDQQKQNAWSRYYFSHRFQFLTDEQRTRLQKAPDQQVQKVIQTIYNPFSGVTGSELSSDPFLLFRDYLSQLNQLTTQFQIQKGFLTTQYQNDTFVLITATLADSPYSMSAQQVVPKLMSLEQALKTSYDVESAHTGVLFYADFGTQSAKSEISTIGLFSLLGVVVVILFVFRSAAPLLMALLSISVGLLVALVATTAIFGKVHLFSLVFGASLIGVSIDYAFHYLTDRLAAQDKWDSIKGLKHIFTAITLGLITSLIGYLGLLIAPFPGLQQLALFSALGLIAAYATVVAWYPILARKATPQRTLPGKKLWRWWLALWQKRSTRIALPAVLLLLSAVQLVQVNYDDDIRQLQAMPQALKKQEDIINQVSGVKSSQQMLVVRAPSDEALLTRLEQLDNTLGDWKKQQAIMGYQSLSQYLPSMSRQKTDYQLVQTLYQNYASSLAQLLKLSAQPSLDETMAPVSLADYLKQSVSEPVQFLYLGKVGEDFASVIMLREVNNAEQIKAFANKNMDISYLDKAEEISTLFGEYRTKVMELLIAALVGISLLLARRYGFSHMLRIVFPCVIACLVGIAVTTLTGSTLNLFNLLALVLVIGIGIDYTLFFAEQAQSRSTLLAITLSAMTTLLSFGLLSLSETHAIHSFGLTTLSGIFVAWLLSPLAIKRQINQ; encoded by the coding sequence ATGCTGAACAAGCTCAGTTCCAGTTTTAACCATTCCAAGCTCGCTCTAATCTGGCTTATATTGGTCGTACTAAGCTGTGCTCTACTGCTAAAACAGTGGGGCTTTAGTTCATCGGTACCGATCGAAACTGACATCATGAAGCTGCTTCCGCAAAGCCGGCAAGATCCCTTAGCTCAAGTTGCGTTTGATAAAATCACCAGTAGTGTCAGTGACAAAGTAGTTTTTGTTCTTAAAGGCAGTGACGACCAGAAACTGTTTGCCGCTGCTGAAACGTTTCAAGATTCGCTTTTAAAGCTAAGCGAGTTTGTCCAAATTACTGGCAAAATTGATCAGCAAAAACAAAACGCTTGGAGCCGTTACTACTTCTCTCATCGTTTTCAGTTTTTGACCGATGAACAGCGTACACGTTTACAAAAAGCACCTGATCAGCAAGTTCAAAAAGTCATTCAAACTATCTACAACCCTTTTTCTGGTGTTACTGGATCAGAGTTATCCAGTGACCCCTTTTTGCTGTTTCGCGATTATTTGAGCCAATTAAACCAACTGACAACACAATTTCAGATTCAAAAAGGTTTTCTGACGACTCAATATCAAAACGATACCTTTGTGTTGATTACGGCCACTTTGGCCGATTCACCGTATAGCATGAGTGCACAGCAAGTTGTGCCTAAACTGATGAGTTTAGAACAGGCACTAAAGACTAGCTACGACGTTGAAAGCGCTCATACCGGAGTTCTGTTCTATGCCGACTTTGGTACCCAAAGTGCGAAATCAGAGATCAGCACCATTGGTCTTTTCTCACTGCTAGGCGTTGTTGTTGTTATCCTATTTGTGTTCCGTAGCGCGGCACCTTTGCTAATGGCTCTGCTCTCTATCAGCGTAGGACTGTTGGTCGCCCTTGTCGCGACCACCGCGATATTCGGCAAAGTTCACCTGTTCAGCTTGGTATTTGGTGCAAGTTTAATCGGTGTATCTATCGACTATGCCTTCCATTACCTGACAGACCGCCTAGCCGCTCAGGACAAATGGGACAGCATAAAAGGACTGAAACACATTTTCACCGCGATTACTCTCGGACTGATCACCAGTTTAATTGGCTATTTAGGTTTGCTCATTGCGCCATTTCCTGGCTTGCAGCAACTGGCGTTGTTTTCTGCTCTTGGTTTAATTGCAGCTTATGCTACCGTCGTCGCTTGGTATCCAATCCTCGCTCGTAAAGCGACACCTCAACGAACATTACCAGGCAAGAAGCTTTGGCGTTGGTGGTTAGCACTATGGCAAAAACGAAGTACAAGAATAGCATTACCTGCTGTACTTCTGCTTTTGAGTGCAGTTCAATTGGTACAAGTGAACTACGACGATGATATTCGTCAGCTTCAAGCCATGCCTCAGGCGCTAAAGAAACAGGAAGACATTATTAACCAAGTCTCCGGGGTGAAATCTTCTCAGCAAATGTTGGTGGTCCGTGCACCTAGTGATGAGGCCCTACTCACTAGACTTGAGCAACTAGATAACACCTTAGGTGATTGGAAGAAACAACAAGCCATCATGGGCTATCAGAGTTTGAGTCAATATCTGCCCTCAATGTCCAGACAAAAGACTGATTATCAACTGGTGCAAACTCTTTATCAGAATTATGCCTCTTCACTGGCTCAGTTATTAAAATTGTCAGCACAACCATCACTAGATGAAACAATGGCCCCTGTTAGCCTTGCTGATTACCTGAAACAGAGTGTTTCAGAACCAGTACAGTTCCTTTATTTAGGCAAAGTTGGTGAGGATTTTGCGTCCGTTATCATGCTCAGAGAGGTGAACAACGCTGAACAAATAAAAGCTTTTGCTAACAAAAATATGGATATAAGTTACTTAGATAAAGCAGAAGAAATATCAACATTGTTTGGTGAATACCGAACTAAAGTGATGGAGTTATTAATCGCTGCTTTAGTCGGTATTTCTCTGCTACTGGCTAGACGGTATGGCTTTTCACATATGTTACGCATCGTGTTCCCATGTGTGATCGCCTGTTTAGTGGGGATAGCGGTAACCACATTAACCGGTTCTACGCTCAACCTGTTTAACTTACTCGCACTGGTTCTCGTCATCGGTATTGGTATCGACTACACATTGTTTTTCGCCGAACAAGCACAAAGTCGCAGTACTTTACTGGCGATTACTCTATCAGCCATGACAACCCTACTGTCCTTTGGTCTACTGTCACTCAGTGAAACCCATGCGATACACAGCTTTGGCTTAACGACTCTAAGCGGCATTTTTGTCGCGTGGCTGCTTTCGCCACTTGCAATTAAAAGGCAAATAAATCAATGA
- a CDS encoding aminoimidazole riboside kinase — MNTVWVTGDAVVDLIPDGENHYLKCPGGAPANVAVAISRLAGKAAFFGRVGNDPLGRFMEQTLTQEQVDCEYLVLDSEQRTSTVIVDLDDTGERSFTFMVKPSADQFLQLSDIPNFSQDDWLHVCSIALANEPSRRSTFEAIERIKRSGGYFSFDPNLRPEVWQKPQELIETVMKAVAKADVVKFSEEEITLLTNTDSIEQGIKAIQALNIPLVIITQGSKGALVVTQDGQTLVSGKVVKPIDTTGAGDAFVGGLLYQLSQLPNWQSKENIALAVETAHGCGALATTQKGAMTALPNQQALKAFLL; from the coding sequence ATGAATACAGTTTGGGTTACGGGCGACGCTGTCGTTGATTTGATTCCTGACGGTGAAAACCATTACCTCAAATGCCCAGGCGGCGCTCCTGCAAACGTTGCAGTAGCGATTTCTCGCTTAGCGGGCAAAGCCGCTTTCTTTGGTCGAGTAGGTAATGACCCGTTAGGAAGATTTATGGAACAAACCCTGACGCAAGAGCAAGTGGATTGCGAATATCTGGTACTGGACAGCGAGCAACGTACCTCAACAGTCATCGTCGATTTGGACGACACTGGCGAGCGTAGTTTTACCTTTATGGTCAAACCAAGCGCTGACCAATTCTTGCAATTGAGTGATATCCCTAACTTCAGCCAAGACGACTGGCTTCACGTGTGTTCTATTGCATTGGCAAATGAACCTAGCCGTCGTAGTACATTTGAAGCTATTGAACGCATTAAACGCTCTGGTGGCTACTTCAGTTTTGACCCGAACCTACGCCCTGAAGTTTGGCAAAAACCGCAAGAACTGATTGAGACTGTCATGAAAGCAGTCGCAAAAGCGGATGTGGTGAAGTTCTCTGAAGAGGAAATAACCTTGTTGACGAATACTGATTCTATCGAGCAAGGCATCAAAGCGATTCAAGCTTTGAATATTCCTCTAGTGATCATCACCCAAGGTTCTAAAGGAGCACTTGTGGTGACACAAGATGGTCAAACGCTGGTAAGTGGAAAAGTGGTAAAACCTATTGATACCACTGGCGCTGGCGATGCCTTTGTGGGTGGCTTGCTTTACCAGTTGTCACAATTGCCAAATTGGCAGAGTAAAGAGAATATTGCTCTTGCGGTAGAAACTGCACACGGCTGTGGAGCTCTAGCGACAACCCAGAAAGGCGCAATGACAGCTCTACCTAATCAGCAAGCGCTCAAAGCCTTCCTGTTATAG
- a CDS encoding beta-ketoacyl-[acyl-carrier-protein] synthase family protein: MNSATSFPVFIHDCGFHSALGCEPASIHQALQTGQSKGMLIDDGILNTHTSTVIGRVTEALPEIPQALSQHSTRNNQLALSALLQIKTSVEDAVLQYGSNRIAVIVGTSTSGIADGEVAYAQKIDQGVFPENYHYSKQELGDSANFVADLFNITGPCYTISTACSSSGRVFISAKRMLQAGIVDAVIVGGVDTICRLTLNGFNGLEALSNQLCQPFSAERSGINIGESAAFMLLSTKPSDIALLGAGDSSDAHHISAPHPEGNGAEQAMRAALDDACLTPDHIGYINAHGTATPLNDSMESKAIYRVFGDKVPVSSTKPLTGHTLGAASATEAAIAWHILRHQLPLPIQRCTNKAEDIEVALVENEQYLGSKAILSNSFAFGGNNISLIFGYTHG; this comes from the coding sequence ATGAATTCAGCAACTTCGTTTCCAGTGTTTATTCATGATTGTGGCTTCCACTCAGCTCTAGGGTGTGAGCCAGCCTCTATTCATCAAGCGCTACAGACCGGGCAATCAAAAGGAATGCTCATCGACGATGGTATCCTAAACACTCACACATCTACTGTTATTGGGCGAGTGACTGAGGCGCTTCCAGAAATCCCTCAAGCATTATCACAACATTCAACACGTAACAATCAGCTTGCTTTGTCAGCACTTTTGCAGATCAAAACTAGCGTAGAAGATGCGGTTCTGCAGTATGGTTCAAATCGAATTGCCGTTATTGTCGGGACCAGTACCTCTGGAATTGCCGATGGTGAGGTCGCGTACGCCCAAAAAATCGATCAAGGGGTATTTCCAGAAAATTACCACTACTCCAAGCAAGAATTGGGGGACAGTGCTAATTTTGTTGCGGACTTATTCAATATCACAGGACCATGTTACACCATTTCGACGGCATGCTCTTCAAGCGGTCGCGTTTTTATCAGCGCAAAACGCATGCTTCAGGCAGGTATTGTTGACGCAGTAATCGTTGGGGGTGTCGATACTATTTGTAGACTCACCCTTAATGGATTTAATGGCCTAGAAGCACTTTCTAACCAACTATGCCAGCCATTTAGTGCTGAACGTTCAGGTATTAATATCGGTGAGTCAGCTGCATTTATGCTATTAAGTACCAAGCCAAGTGATATTGCATTACTAGGTGCAGGTGACAGCTCTGATGCTCACCACATTTCGGCGCCACATCCTGAAGGTAACGGCGCAGAACAAGCCATGCGCGCAGCACTTGATGATGCATGCTTAACACCTGATCATATTGGATACATCAATGCTCACGGTACCGCTACGCCACTCAATGACAGTATGGAAAGTAAAGCTATTTATCGGGTATTTGGCGACAAAGTACCTGTCAGCTCAACCAAACCTTTAACTGGACACACTCTGGGTGCCGCTAGTGCGACAGAGGCGGCGATTGCTTGGCACATTTTGCGTCATCAATTGCCATTGCCAATCCAGCGCTGCACCAACAAAGCAGAAGATATTGAAGTTGCCCTCGTAGAAAACGAGCAATATCTTGGCAGCAAAGCAATTCTTAGCAACTCATTTGCCTTTGGTGGCAATAATATCAGCTTAATTTTTGGATATACTCATGGTTGA
- a CDS encoding glycoside hydrolase family 32 protein, whose protein sequence is MSLQFLIELAGGVDNISRILAPEGRVVVAVRDAKQVLPTPDFVVEESVLGEWQLSMPRCNSISDEDLATLGRLIAKQQKAIAQNYLKPTDCPYRPQWHISPPQGLLNDPNGFIFHNGEYHLFYQWYPYACEHKDKYWVLLKSQDLVNWNWQSIALTPSDWFDSHGVFSGHAVSHEGELLLFYTGNTRLGHDRKRQTMQCVARLNADNSAEKLGPIIRSLPEGVTEHFRDPKILFRQDKWHMLLGAQTTDLQGRLAVYHSNDLMHWSFDSLYGDDIAPFGYMWECPDMFELNGKLFFVFGPQGIKSQNPNHTIEHQNRIFNIEQDNQGRFHFGDGWQLDAGFDFYAPQTMETEDGRRVMVGWMGLPDEVDQPSCDNGWIHQFTALRELKWYGGRIVQSPIRELAELRESQTILSLDEHGIDLATKSYELNVTLPWGSALKLMSDEKFGVLLELDKAQGVLRFDRTNTEIRQGDVVRELSLDTEKDVHLQILADSSSLEVFINHGEHVMTGRVFTPASATHIALNGACANAEFAALKSVVASTFAPMQ, encoded by the coding sequence ATGTCATTACAATTCCTCATTGAACTTGCTGGTGGTGTAGACAACATTTCACGTATTTTGGCTCCGGAAGGGCGTGTCGTCGTTGCAGTTCGAGACGCTAAGCAAGTACTCCCAACACCCGATTTTGTTGTTGAAGAGTCCGTTTTGGGCGAATGGCAACTTTCAATGCCAAGATGCAACAGTATCAGTGACGAGGATTTAGCGACACTAGGCCGTTTAATCGCTAAGCAACAGAAAGCTATCGCGCAAAACTACCTAAAACCTACGGATTGTCCATATCGCCCTCAATGGCATATCTCTCCTCCACAAGGCTTATTAAACGACCCTAATGGATTTATCTTTCACAATGGCGAATATCACCTGTTCTACCAGTGGTATCCCTATGCTTGTGAGCACAAGGACAAGTATTGGGTTCTTCTAAAAAGCCAAGACCTGGTTAACTGGAATTGGCAATCCATCGCACTCACACCTTCAGATTGGTTTGATAGTCATGGCGTATTTTCAGGTCATGCTGTTAGCCATGAAGGCGAGTTGTTGCTGTTCTACACAGGTAACACTCGTCTAGGTCATGACCGAAAAAGACAGACAATGCAATGCGTTGCTCGTTTAAACGCTGATAACTCGGCTGAAAAGTTAGGTCCGATTATCCGTTCGTTGCCAGAAGGCGTGACGGAGCACTTCCGTGATCCGAAAATCCTTTTCCGTCAAGATAAGTGGCATATGTTACTGGGCGCTCAGACAACTGACCTTCAAGGACGTTTAGCGGTTTATCATTCAAATGATTTGATGCACTGGTCGTTTGATTCCCTTTATGGAGACGACATTGCGCCTTTTGGCTATATGTGGGAATGCCCAGATATGTTCGAACTTAACGGCAAACTGTTTTTTGTGTTTGGCCCGCAAGGGATTAAGTCACAAAACCCGAATCACACCATTGAACACCAAAACCGCATTTTCAATATTGAGCAGGACAACCAAGGCAGGTTTCATTTCGGTGATGGTTGGCAACTGGACGCGGGTTTTGATTTCTACGCTCCGCAGACAATGGAGACGGAAGATGGGCGAAGAGTCATGGTGGGGTGGATGGGGCTTCCTGATGAAGTTGATCAACCGAGCTGTGACAATGGTTGGATACATCAATTCACGGCTTTGCGAGAGCTGAAATGGTATGGCGGTAGAATCGTGCAAAGCCCAATTCGCGAGTTAGCTGAGTTGAGAGAATCTCAAACGATACTGAGTTTGGATGAGCATGGTATCGACTTGGCCACTAAGAGCTACGAGCTAAATGTTACTTTACCTTGGGGTAGTGCATTGAAATTGATGTCAGACGAAAAATTTGGTGTGCTATTGGAGCTTGATAAAGCGCAAGGCGTATTGCGTTTTGACCGTACTAATACAGAGATTCGTCAAGGTGATGTCGTTCGCGAACTGTCTTTAGACACTGAAAAAGACGTCCATTTGCAAATACTTGCCGATAGTTCATCGCTAGAGGTGTTTATTAATCACGGTGAACACGTTATGACAGGACGAGTGTTTACACCTGCGAGTGCAACACATATTGCGTTAAATGGTGCTTGTGCCAACGCAGAGTTCGCTGCGCTAAAATCAGTAGTCGCTTCAACGTTTGCTCCTATGCAGTAA